The following coding sequences are from one Rutidosis leptorrhynchoides isolate AG116_Rl617_1_P2 chromosome 11, CSIRO_AGI_Rlap_v1, whole genome shotgun sequence window:
- the LOC139876705 gene encoding exocyst complex component EXO70H1-like, with protein sequence MRSKLFASSKASSPTNSNDKSPSRSPISTPSRQTFSASIMEEDLLYAEQIINRWDLNSSLYTKQDSLFTGDKYEARQFIKSVKNLQSAMHYFVSESARSDKLIHAQKLMQVAMKRLEKEFYQILSGNRDVLDSESVSVSVSGSKRSSRPRSIISEASEDDDASEEDDRVSVSRSSVCDGERVSPSELVMEDLKSIADCMISSGYGQECIKIYKIIRKSIVDETLYNLGVEKYSFNQINKLDWDTLELKIKKWLHAEKVAVKSLFYGERILCDYVFSSADRIRESCFSDICKDRATSLFEFPELVAKSKKSMERMFRTLDMYNAVSDQWNEIEMTFSFESTVIVRTQAVTSLVKLGDAVRAMLTDFETAIQKETLKNAVNGGGIHPLTRYVMNYLVFLSDYSPALNDIVADWPLHIQSPLPESYFSSTSLDESSTISSRFAWLVLVLLCKIDAGAELYKDVAQSYLFLVNNLNYVVSKVKNSNLGILIGDEWIEKHELKVKQYAANYERMAWSKVMTSLPDDPTVDNLPIETARDCFRRFNLQFDDVYKKQSTWIIPDSKIRDEIKISIAKKIVPCYRAFYENYRDMFRGVDSVVRFAPEDLGNYLSDLFHGNGAPGSVNTTSHSSSSSSSR encoded by the coding sequence ATGAGGAGTAAGTTGTTTGCATCATCAAAAGCTTCATCGCCGACTAATTCTAACGATAAATCGCCATCTCGGTCTCCGATAAGCACTCCGAGTCGTCAAACATTTTCGGCTTCGATAATGGAAGAAGATTTGTTATACGCCGAACAAATCATCAACCGATGGGACCTAAATTCATCACTTTACACGAAACAAGACTCATTGTTTACGGGAGACAAATACGAAGCACGACAGTTTATTAAATCGGTTAAAAACTTGCAATCTGCAATGCATTATTTCGTGTCCGAAAGCGCTAGATCAGATAAACTCATTCATGCTCAAAAGTTGATGCAAGTTGCCATGAAGAGATTAGAGAAAGAATTTTACCAGATTTTATCTGGTAATAGAGACGTTCTAGATTCAGAATCGGTTTCGGTTTCAGTTTCGGGTTCTAAGCGTTCGTCTAGACCTAGATCTATCATTTCTGAAGCGTCTGAAGATGATGACGCTTCAGAAGAAGACGACCGAGTATCAGTTTCTAGATCTAGCGTTTGTGATGGCGAACGTGTTTCGCCATCAGAACTCGTTATGGAAGATCTAAAATCTATTGCAGATTGTATGATATCTTCTGGCTATGGTCAAGAATGCATAAAAATCTACAAAATTATCAGAAAATCGATTGTTGATGAGACGCTGTATAATCTAGGTGTCGAAAAATACAGTTTCAATCAAATTAACAAACTAGATTGGGACACACTGGAACTTAAAATTAAGAAGTGGTTACACGCTGAAAAAGTCGCAGTGAAATCGTTATTTTATGGTGAACGAATACTCTGCGACTACGTGTTTTCATCGGCAGATAGGATTCGAGAATCATGCTTCTCGGATATTTGTAAAGATCGCGCTACGAGTTTATTTGAGTTTCCAGAACTCGTTGCGAAATCGAAGAAATCAATGGAGAGAATGTTCCGTACATTAGACATGTACAATGCGGTTTCGGATCAATGGAACGAGATCGAAATGACGTTTTCGTTCGAATCGACGGTAATCGTTCGAACACAAGCGGTTACATCGCTCGTGAAACTAGGTGATGCTGTTCGCGCAATGTTAACTGATTTCGAAACTGCGATACAAAAAGAAACGTTGAAAAATGCAGTTAACGGAGGAGGAATTCATCCGTTAACGCGTTACGTTATGAACTATTTAGTTTTTTTAAGTGATTATAGTCCCGCGTTGAATGATATTGTAGCGGACTGGCCGCTACACATTCAATCACCGTTACCAGAATCGTACTTTTCATCCACGTCATTGGACGAATCGTCGACAATATCGTCTCGATTCGCGTGGCTCGTACTCGTATTATTGTGTAAAATCGACGCTGGAGCCGAGCTTTATAAAGACGTAGCGCAATCGTACTTATTTCTTGTAAACAACCTAAACTACGTCGTTTCAAAGGTTAAAAACTCGAATTTAGGGATATTAATTGGAGACGAATGGATCGAGAAACACGAGCTGAAAGTAAAACAATACGCAGCGAACTACGAACGAATGGCATGGAGTAAAGTGATGACGTCGTTACCTGATGATCCAACGGTTGATAATTTACCGATCGAAACGGCTAGGGATTGTTTTAGGCGGTTTAATCTACAATTTGATGACGTGTACAAAAAACAGTCAACGTGGATTATACCGGATTCGAAAATTCGTGACGAAATTAAGATTTCGATTGCGAAGAAAATTGTACCGTGTTATCGGGCGTTTTACGAGAATTATCGAGATATGTTTAGAGGTGTTGATTCAGTTGTTAGATTTGCACCTGAAGATTTGGGAAATTATTTGTCGGATTTGTTTCATGGAAATGGAGCTCCGGGAAGTGTTAATACGACGTCGCATTCATCTTCTTCGTCTTCTAGCCGTTGA